One genomic window of Melitaea cinxia chromosome 10, ilMelCinx1.1, whole genome shotgun sequence includes the following:
- the LOC123657428 gene encoding H/ACA ribonucleoprotein complex subunit GAR1-like produces MEMTVKNLLLIFLIIKGVIVIKSENEHSSKNNSNNPLNKLNNLTLYSNTDKNTGQSKESSHIRIKRQFGYDPRRPLPIAIGGLGIGIGRPGFGFGRPSFGGRGFGYGRPGFGGRGFGFGGRGFGGRGFGGRGFGGRGFGGIGGRGFGGFGGRGGRG; encoded by the exons ATGGAAATGACT GTCAAAAATCTGTtactcatatttttaattattaaaggaGTCATTGTCATAAAAAGTGAGAATGAGCACTCcagtaaaaataatagtaataatccaTTGAATAAATTGAATAACTTAACGCTATATAGCAATACTGATAAGAATACCGGCCAAAGTAAAGAATCCAGTCATATCAGGATAAAAAGGCAATTTGGATATG ATCCACGTCGCCCACTGCCTATAGCTATTGGTGGACTAGGAATTGGAATCGGAAGACCTGGATTTGGTTTTGGTAGACCCAGTTTTGGTGGGAGAGGATTCGGATATGGAAGACCAGGTTTCGGTGGTAGGGGATTCGGTTTTGGTGGAAGAGGTTTCGGAGGACGTGGATTCGGTGGCCGTGGATTTGGTGGAAGGGGATTTGGTGGAATCGGTGGAAGAGGATTTGGTGGATTTGGTGGACGAGGTGGACGTGGATAA
- the LOC123656913 gene encoding ankyrin repeat domain-containing protein 27-like → MEGAYDEIISDNPFFIQFKNEYSNLFQHCISQSWIICVPRIGSLNTRAFAIEDFCAHVLVPSDELPETHYSTLTEKQVTVANKVITLEVTKGLPLQSHILFEETFYTEDYIKYKVWCVESPLEPNTNLGDGAVTKDYLLSINDCIDLLWTQAAGRQVLDQIELNVQQFLKKNSPLPIALAPLSDAISELYTQCLQSTLQNRRLREKCKVSKHLLENIKLSVECYMQHLLFDSLFKPICTICAYEDSHLNKKIRNMCDIQLRDLDIKKELYHAVPKAKQILSKIVTYNTVLEKVICLKQALNAINKKDDSNNVVLLTADDLLPVFVFLLIKSGLPNWYSQLKYMKEFRFSGVGNGDGDESAFLITTLEAVIEHIQSGALAGPPNPESYYYESNLTEDNLSDSNRKNSLTESISTCDTNSREETLEYVFDLIKANNSEQVQYLLEKNHRHLQSLQQNERSAVKFAENQEDDDEDENDDDYETEIYQKLCHPLCSCKKCCSKISKNLLKTSPTVSSRDSHGLTPLHVASIHGKANIVEILIDMGAKINATDLNECTPLHYAASRGHQNALLLLLHSGALINQANIDKNTPLHLAVNNGHMNCIKALIYFAEHGRKQLKINCTNEHGNTPLHLAAKWGYEGIAKLLIENGAEPSLQNHNNKTAFDYAHNLKILQVLKSSTPNLYEYIHITSTDVKTLNCKTDNPVTLKLQSLKIRNNETNNVTKTVENLKRIERILQAISYGDVKLACFYMNIKYEHYANTNMTTNRSSCHPLCECQLCKKTHQTISDYDINFADSNGLTALHYAARYGLDELCKILLLNNANINSSNRKGQTPLHLAALNNKIMVIRFLLDNGANINAIDLSGNTPLHDASEVGNIGATKMLLNYNPNLNMLNGSEKSAIDVAKEKLHLTIIDLIEKHTNKMK, encoded by the coding sequence ATGGAGGGCGCGTACGATGAGATTATTTCTGATAATCCATTCTTTATACAGTTTAAAAATGAGTATTCGAATTTATTTCAACATTGCATATCGCAATCGTGGATAATATGTGTCCCTCGCATTGGAAGTTTAAATACACGGGCTTTCGCTATCGAAGATTTCTGTGCTCATGTTTTAGTGCCTAGTGATGAATTACCTGAAACACATTACAGTACACTCACTGAAAAGCAAGTTACCGTTGCAAATAAAGTTATCACACTCGAAGTTACTAAAGGTCTGCCATTACAAAGCCACATATTGTTTGAAGAGACATTTTATACTGAAGATTATATCAAATACAAAGTATGGTGTGTAGAAAGCCCTCTTGAGCCAAATACAAATTTAGGAGATGGTGCAGTAACTAAAGATTACCTTTTATCCATAAATGACTGTATTGATTTACTCTGGACTCAAGCTGCTGGCCGCCAAGTATTAGACCAGATAGAACTCAATGTACAACAATTTCTTAAGAAAAATTCTCCATTGCCTATAGCCCTCGCCCCTCTTAGTGATGCAATAAGCGAATTGTACACACAGTGCCTTCAAAGTACTTTACAAAATCGAAGACTTCGTGAGAAATGTAAAGTTTCTAAACatttacttgaaaatattaaattatctgtTGAATGTTACATGCAACACCTATTGTTTGATTCCTTGTTTAAACCAATTTGTACTATATGTGCTTATGAAGACTCCCATCTGAATAAGAAAATTAGAAATATGTGCGACATTCAGCTACGTGAtcttgatattaaaaaagaattataccATGCCGTACCCAAAGCAAAACAAATACTTTCAAAAATTGTAACTTACAATACTGTATTAGAAAAAGTGATTTGTTTGAAACAAGCTCTCAAtgctattaataaaaaagacgaTAGCAACAATGTTGTACTCTTAACTGCTGATGACTTATTGCCCGTTTTTGTTTTTCTGCTTATTAAATCTGGTTTACCAAATTGGTACAGTCAACTTAAATATATGAAAGAGTTTCGTTTTAGTGGGGTTGGAAATGGAGATGGTGATGAAAGTGCATTTTTGATTACAACATTAGAAGCTGTTATAGAGCATATTCAATCAGGGGCTCTAGCAGGACCACCTAATCCAGAATCTTACTATTATGAAAgtaatcttacagaagataattTAAGTGATAGTAATAGAAAAAATAGTTTGACAGAATCAATATCTACGTGTGATACAAATAGTAGAGAAGAAACACTCGAATATGTATTTGACCTCATAAAAGCAAATAACTCTGAACAAGTGCaatatttgttagaaaaaaacCATAGACATTTGCAAAGTCTTCAACAGAATGAAAGAAGTGCTGTTAAATTTGCAGAAAATCAAGAGGATGACGATGAAGATGagaatgatgatgattatgaaacAGAAATATACCAAAAGCTCTGTCATCCATTATGTAGCTGCAAAAAATGTTGCtccaaaatatcaaaaaaccTTTTGAAGACATCACCAACAGTATCATCAAGAGACAGTCATGGTTTAACTCCGTTGCATGTAGCATCTATACATGGAAAAGCAAATATTGTTGAGATTCTTATTGATATGGGAGCTAAAATAAATGCAACAGATCTTAATGAATGTACACCTTTACATTATGCTGCATCTAGAGGACATCAAAATGCCTTACTCTTGTTATTACACTCAGGAGCATTGATCAATCAGgcaaatattgataaaaatactcCCTTACACTTAGCAGTAAATAATGGACACATGAACTGCATTAAAGCTCTTATATATTTTGCAGAGCATGGAAGAAaacaacttaaaataaattgcacAAATGAACATGGAAATACTCCATTGCATTTAGCAGCAAAATGGGGATACGAAGGAATAGCAAAATTACTGATAGAAAATGGTGCTGAACCATCTctacaaaatcataataataaaactgcaTTTGACTACGCTcacaacttaaaaatattacaagtgcTTAAATCAAGTACTCCCAATTTGTATGAGTATATTCATATAACAAGTACAgatgtaaaaactttaaattgtaAAACTGATAATCCTGTCACACTTAAATTGCAAAGTCTCAAAATAAGGAACAATGAAACAAACAATGTTACAAAGACTGTGGAAAATCTTAAAAGAATAGAAAGAATTTTACAAGCAATATCTTACGGAGACGTTAAACTTGCTTGTTTTtacatgaatataaaatatgaacattATGCTAATACAAATATGACAACCAACAGATCATCTTGTCATCCTCTATGTGAATGTCAACTCTGCAAAAAAACCCACCAGACTATATCAGACTATGACATAAACTTTGCCGACTCTAATGGATTGACAGCTCTGCATTATGCTGCTAGGTATGGATTAGATGAACTATgtaaaattcttttactaaatAATGCCAATATAAATTCTAGTAATCGAAAAGGTCAAACACCTTTACACTTGGCAGCCTTGAATAATAAGATTATGGTCATTCGTTTTCTTCTTGATAATGGAGCCAATATAAACGCAATTGACTTATCTGGTAACACACCCTTACACGATGCGTCTGAAGTCGGCAATATTGGCGCAACTAAAATGTTACTGAATTATAATCcgaatttaaatatgttaaatggATCAGAAAAGTCAGCAATTGATGTGGCTAAAGAAAAACTTCATTTAACAATCATAGATTTAATtgaaaaacatacaaataaaatgaaataa